From Oscillatoria sp. FACHB-1407, the proteins below share one genomic window:
- a CDS encoding LLM class flavin-dependent oxidoreductase translates to MSAAKQLKLGAFMRPVSIHTAAWRYPGAIPDANFNLPALKQFIQKLEQGKFDAFFMADHLAVLNMPIAALKRSHTVTSFEPFTLLSALATVTEHIGLIATASTTYEAPYHVARRFASLDHISGGRAGWNIVTTYNPDAALNFGLEEEIEHGERYKRAREFYDVVTGLWDSFADDAFVRDVDAGIYFDPARMHVLNHKGPYFSVRGPLNIARPIQGYPVIVQAGASEAGRQLAAETAEVVFAGIGSLETGKALFADIKSRARAIGRDPNSIKILPGALVVVGETVEAAQAKLAHLNSLIHYDSGINSLNLALGYDVSSFDPDGPLPEIPETNGSHTGRDRVIALARSENLTIRQLAQRVASYGGLIFVGTPQAIADEMEQWLTEDGSDGFNIMFPFLPEGLNDFVDQVIPELQQRGIFRKEYEGKTLRENLGLARPANRFFTTAEV, encoded by the coding sequence ATGAGCGCAGCAAAGCAATTAAAGTTAGGTGCATTCATGCGTCCCGTGAGCATCCATACTGCCGCGTGGCGTTATCCGGGTGCGATTCCAGATGCCAACTTCAATCTCCCAGCGTTGAAGCAATTCATCCAAAAACTGGAGCAGGGCAAGTTTGATGCCTTCTTTATGGCAGATCATTTAGCCGTTCTCAACATGCCGATCGCCGCCCTCAAACGCAGCCATACAGTCACCTCGTTTGAGCCGTTTACGTTACTCTCTGCCCTCGCCACCGTCACCGAACACATCGGGTTAATTGCGACCGCTTCGACAACCTATGAAGCACCCTATCACGTTGCTCGTCGCTTTGCCTCTCTCGACCATATCAGTGGTGGTCGTGCAGGCTGGAACATTGTCACCACCTACAATCCAGATGCAGCCCTCAACTTTGGGTTAGAGGAAGAAATTGAACATGGCGAGCGTTACAAACGGGCGCGTGAATTCTACGATGTGGTGACGGGTCTATGGGATTCCTTTGCTGATGATGCCTTCGTGCGAGATGTAGATGCCGGAATCTATTTTGATCCTGCCAGGATGCATGTTTTGAATCACAAAGGGCCCTATTTTTCGGTACGGGGGCCGTTGAATATCGCCAGACCGATTCAAGGGTATCCCGTGATTGTGCAGGCGGGTGCCTCAGAGGCAGGGCGACAACTGGCGGCTGAAACTGCTGAAGTCGTGTTTGCTGGAATTGGTAGCCTGGAGACAGGCAAGGCACTCTTTGCGGATATCAAGAGTCGTGCCAGGGCGATCGGGCGTGACCCCAACAGCATCAAAATTCTGCCCGGTGCACTGGTGGTTGTGGGCGAAACCGTCGAGGCAGCACAGGCAAAACTGGCACATCTCAACAGTTTGATCCACTACGACAGCGGCATCAACAGCCTCAATCTTGCTCTGGGTTACGACGTTTCGAGCTTTGACCCCGATGGACCATTGCCAGAGATTCCAGAGACAAATGGTAGTCATACGGGACGCGATCGCGTCATTGCCCTGGCTCGAAGCGAAAACTTAACCATCCGCCAACTCGCCCAACGAGTCGCCAGCTATGGTGGGCTAATCTTTGTGGGCACACCTCAGGCGATCGCTGATGAGATGGAGCAATGGCTGACCGAAGATGGATCAGACGGGTTCAACATCATGTTTCCATTCTTGCCAGAAGGACTGAACGATTTTGTCGATCAGGTAATTCCAGAACTGCAACAGCGTGGAATTTTCCGCAAGGAGTATGAGGGTAAGACCCTGCGAGAAAATCTGGGGTTGGCGCGTCCTGCAAATCGTTTCTTTACAACCGCCGAAGTCTGA